The proteins below are encoded in one region of Paraburkholderia aromaticivorans:
- a CDS encoding TetR/AcrR family transcriptional regulator — protein sequence MSKVAVKQPAKKRAVAEKSSKSAAQSVAPAPKARKSRAPAVQGAPAAPAAGAVAAPAAPRRRRSNRRSEQTIDNIFDATEKVVLESGADRISILEVCETAGVSRGTFYRYFASQDELLEAFSRHKRENFHKTLAELLVRYQDPDERFDVVINYLQDYLDAGNSRRMLLVAPEFALRFFKRIFHDAVVRFQDLLAPVFDAWDERLGVKLDRELICDLLIRFVMSEHLVSSESERGAMQRRIGRLIDSIRFGGVTRARR from the coding sequence ATGTCAAAAGTCGCTGTCAAACAGCCGGCGAAGAAACGCGCCGTCGCCGAGAAGAGCAGCAAGAGCGCGGCGCAGTCGGTGGCGCCCGCGCCGAAGGCACGCAAGAGCCGCGCGCCTGCTGTGCAAGGCGCGCCGGCTGCGCCTGCCGCCGGGGCCGTTGCCGCACCGGCGGCTCCGCGCCGCCGGCGCAGCAATCGCCGCTCCGAGCAGACCATCGACAACATCTTTGACGCCACGGAAAAGGTCGTACTGGAATCGGGCGCGGACCGCATTTCGATTCTTGAAGTGTGCGAAACCGCGGGCGTATCGCGCGGCACGTTCTACCGCTATTTCGCCTCGCAGGACGAATTGCTCGAAGCGTTTTCACGCCACAAGAGGGAGAACTTCCATAAGACGCTGGCTGAACTGCTGGTGCGCTATCAGGATCCGGACGAGCGCTTCGACGTGGTCATCAACTACCTGCAGGACTACCTCGATGCGGGCAATTCGCGGCGCATGTTGCTGGTGGCACCAGAGTTCGCGCTGCGCTTTTTCAAACGCATCTTTCACGACGCTGTGGTGCGCTTTCAGGACTTGCTGGCGCCGGTATTCGACGCCTGGGACGAACGTCTGGGTGTCAAACTCGACCGCGAGCTGATCTGCGATCTGCTGATCCGGTTCGTCATGAGCGAACACCTCGTGTCGAGCGAATCCGAGCGGGGCGCGATGCAACGCCGTATCGGCCGTCTTATCGATTCGATCCGCTTTGGCGGCGTCACGCGCGCGCGCCGGTGA